Sequence from the Actinomyces slackii genome:
CCAAGGCCGTCGCCGGCAACGTCGATCAGCTGGACGCGGTTCTGCGCAGCCTGGTTGGCGCGGGCCTGACCGACATGGTGGGCGCCGTGCTCCCCGCTGCGGGGGATGACCAGGACGGCCAGGAGGCCGAGGCCTGAGACGAGGCCTGAGACCAGGGATTTCCTGCTGCGGACGGCGGCGCCCCGGGATGGGGGCGCCGCCGTCGTGCATGGGCCGCCCGGCTCTGCGCGCAGGCCAGCACGAGGCTCGCCGCCCTCGCCCCACCCCGACGACGAGGCCTGCGCTGCCGGCTGAAGCGAGCCGGGGCCGCTGGTGGGCGCCGGAGCACCGGAGCGCTGGGCCCAGTGAGATGATGGGCCCCGCCCTGGCGGATCGGTGCCGGGGCGAGCCGGGGACCGGATGCGCAGGCCCGGCCCTCCGAACGCAGCATGGACGGTATGGACGGTGACGATGAGTGAAGCGCCTGACCGGCCCGTGTCGCCGCACCGGGCAGCCTCTGCCGTGGATCTGGAGTCGGTCCTGGCCCGCATCTCGGCGCTCCAGGCGCCGACGGCCGGTGGGGGACTCGGGCCCGAGGATCTGGAGTCGCGGCGTCAGGGGCTTCGGGATGCGATCGAGGAGTGCCGCATCCTTGGCCGGCGCGAGGGCGGCCTGGCTGAGCTGACCGGCGACGAGGCGATCTCAGCCCTGGCGGAGGTGTTCCGTCTGGCCTCCTGGCTCGGCGCTCCCGAGCTGGCGCTCGGTCTTGCAGAGACGGTCGGGGCACTGGCCCAGGAGCTGGGCCCGGCGCATCACCACACCCTGACGATCCGCTTCCATCTGGCCGGCGCCCTGCGCTCCTGCGGCCAGGCGCAGGCGGCGGTGGAGGTGCTTGAGCAGGTGGTGGAGGGCACGGAGCAGCTGCTGGGCGATGATCACCCGCAGACGCTGACCGCCCGCCACGGCCTGGCCAGCGCCTGCACCGCGGCCGGGCACCCCGAGCGGGCGGTGGAGCTCTATGGGCGGATGGTCGACGACGCCGCTCGCCTGCTGGGCCCTCGGCACCCCGATGCGCTCTCGGCCCGCAACAACCTGGCCCGGGCCCGCCAGGAGGCCGGGGACCTGGCCGGGGCGCTCGCCCTGCAGGAGGCCCTGCTCCGCGACGCCCAGGGCACGCTTGGCCAGGCCCACCCCTATCTGCTGGCCTTCGA
This genomic interval carries:
- a CDS encoding tetratricopeptide repeat protein — its product is MSEAPDRPVSPHRAASAVDLESVLARISALQAPTAGGGLGPEDLESRRQGLRDAIEECRILGRREGGLAELTGDEAISALAEVFRLASWLGAPELALGLAETVGALAQELGPAHHHTLTIRFHLAGALRSCGQAQAAVEVLEQVVEGTEQLLGDDHPQTLTARHGLASACTAAGHPERAVELYGRMVDDAARLLGPRHPDALSARNNLARARQEAGDLAGALALQEALLRDAQGTLGQAHPYLLAFDRNLAQMRAAMEADGASPGV